Proteins encoded within one genomic window of Episyrphus balteatus chromosome 1, idEpiBalt1.1, whole genome shotgun sequence:
- the LOC129911944 gene encoding uncharacterized protein LOC129911944, with amino-acid sequence MHYLVAFVCLAVVATSVLAVPVPVEVKLEAEEPKNVSPSLVEALIDVDSETGHENESARLARHGGFGGYGGRGGYGGGYGGGYGGGYGGGYGGGYGGGYGGGYGGGYGGGYGGGYGGRGGYGGYGGHGHHHHHGGFYG; translated from the coding sequence ATGCATTACTTAGTAGCTTTTGTGTGTTTGGCCGTAGTTGCCACATCTGTCCTGGCAGTCCCAGTCCCAGTTGAAGTGAAATTAGAAGCTGAGGAACCAAAGAATGTATCGCCATCGTTGGTGGAGGCATTAATTGATGTGGATAGTGAAACTGGACACGAAAATGAATCAGCTCGATTGGCTAGACATGGAGGATTTGGCGGATATGGTGGTCGTGGTGGTTATGGTGGAGGTTATGGTGGCGGTTATGGTGGCGGTTATGGAGGAGGCTACGGTGGAGGCTATGGCGGAGGATACGGAGGAGGTTATGGTGGTGGATATGGTGGTGGCTACGGAGGTGGCTACGGTGGTCGTGGAGGTTACGGAGGATACGGAGGTCACGGACATCACCACCACCACGGTGGATTCTACGGATAA